In Georgenia soli, a genomic segment contains:
- a CDS encoding ATP-dependent helicase, whose protein sequence is MTQEQLTLEPPVPDGPAESVAPRWSAAQIADALGRPRPTPEQTEVIEAPLAPLLVVAGAGSGKTETMSSRVVYLVANGLVRGEQVLGLTFTRKAAAELAHRVRARLRALRAAGLTPPAEDDDDPAAGSGLDVDRPHIATYNSFAGNIARDHALRVGADPDARLITEAGAWQLADDVVQGWESDLASDRSPGAVTQAVLGLAGGLGENLLDPAEARELLADLRADLLDKAPDRRKKPSADVLRIAAAVEERIALLDVAEAYERRKRERGLIGFADQVALAARIADAVPDVGAQLREQYRVVLLDEFQDTSVAQLELLSNLFGDGHAVTAVGDPNQAIYGWRGASAASLAEFPARFPHVGADGTTRPAATLALSTSWRNGRRILAAANVVSQPLRAPGASLGPSVEVPELRARPDAAEGEVIGLYATSQREEAARVAEFLAERWDPAGEETAAVLCRKRSQFAGVVRALQERGLPYRVIGMGGLLATPEVVDVRAALQVAHDASRGDALMRLLTNLRLGITDLHALQDWARHLARRAAVALSVDEDRRLDPREESSLVEAVENPPAAGWTSPRGHTMSDAGAARVRHLGDVLRQIRSLGYLSLPELVVATEQLLELDIEVATRAGSAGAGAARAALDAFAEVAATFAADTDRATLGAFLAWLDAAEERERGLDAVETGETEPDSAVVQILTVHAAKGLEWDVVAVPGMVETQFPGYDGKVRPDRSVASSAWLTNVGELPYPLRKDADALPRLDVAGAATHTDVEEARAAFRDAAGAHRVAEERRLAYVALTRAKHTLLLSGSWFRTGRTALPPSRFLDEPRRAGLLQDAGTGAWAPEPPADAENPDTDTPPVRWPVDPLGARRPVREAAAAAVLSARARARSAAAPDDLPVAPKSRPPGPVAGDERAARWWHDAALLLRERSEASAREREVTLAGHLSASAVVNLVSDPRAFARDRRRPVPSEPTLVSRRGTRFHQWVEQFYGHAALIDIEDVDGSGEDVGAPALTDVELERFQRTFAASEWARREPVAVEVDLETPVAGTIVRCRIDAVFDGPGGVVVVDWKTGRPPRSPEELAEREMQLALYRLAWSRSSGTPLEQVGAAFYYVAHDETVHAGSLDEEEIVVRMTRAIEAGQAG, encoded by the coding sequence GTGACCCAGGAACAGCTGACCCTCGAGCCGCCGGTGCCGGACGGCCCGGCGGAGTCCGTGGCCCCGCGCTGGTCGGCGGCGCAGATCGCCGACGCGCTCGGCCGTCCCCGGCCCACACCCGAGCAGACCGAGGTGATCGAGGCGCCGCTCGCCCCGCTCCTCGTGGTGGCCGGGGCCGGCTCCGGGAAGACCGAGACCATGTCCTCCCGGGTCGTCTACCTGGTCGCCAACGGCCTCGTCAGGGGCGAGCAGGTGCTCGGGCTCACCTTCACCCGCAAGGCCGCGGCCGAGCTCGCCCACCGGGTGCGCGCCCGGCTCCGGGCGCTGCGGGCGGCCGGCCTGACGCCGCCCGCCGAGGACGACGACGACCCGGCGGCCGGGAGCGGGCTCGACGTCGACCGGCCCCACATCGCGACCTACAACTCCTTCGCCGGGAACATCGCCCGGGACCACGCGCTGCGGGTGGGGGCCGACCCTGACGCGCGGCTCATCACCGAGGCGGGCGCGTGGCAGCTGGCCGACGACGTGGTCCAGGGCTGGGAGAGCGATCTCGCGTCCGACCGTTCGCCCGGCGCCGTCACCCAGGCGGTGCTCGGCCTGGCCGGCGGGCTGGGCGAGAACTTGCTCGACCCGGCCGAGGCGCGGGAGCTCCTGGCCGACCTGCGTGCCGACCTGCTCGACAAGGCGCCGGACCGGCGGAAGAAGCCCTCGGCGGACGTGCTCAGGATCGCCGCCGCCGTCGAGGAACGCATCGCCCTGCTGGACGTCGCCGAGGCGTACGAGCGGCGCAAGCGCGAGCGCGGGCTGATCGGGTTCGCCGACCAGGTGGCGCTGGCCGCCCGCATCGCCGACGCGGTGCCGGACGTGGGCGCCCAGCTGCGCGAGCAGTACCGGGTGGTGCTGCTGGACGAGTTCCAGGACACCTCCGTCGCACAGCTCGAGCTGCTCTCCAACCTCTTCGGGGACGGCCACGCCGTCACCGCCGTGGGGGATCCGAACCAGGCGATCTACGGGTGGCGCGGCGCCTCCGCCGCCTCCCTCGCGGAGTTCCCGGCACGGTTCCCGCACGTCGGGGCCGACGGCACGACCCGCCCGGCCGCGACCCTCGCGCTGAGCACCTCCTGGCGCAACGGCCGGAGGATCCTCGCCGCGGCCAACGTGGTCTCGCAGCCGCTGCGCGCCCCCGGGGCATCGCTCGGCCCGTCGGTCGAGGTGCCGGAGCTGCGCGCCCGCCCCGACGCCGCCGAGGGTGAGGTGATCGGCCTGTACGCCACCAGCCAGCGCGAGGAGGCGGCGCGGGTCGCGGAGTTCCTCGCCGAGCGCTGGGACCCGGCCGGCGAGGAGACTGCCGCCGTGCTCTGCCGCAAGCGCAGCCAGTTCGCCGGGGTGGTCCGGGCGCTCCAGGAGCGCGGCCTGCCCTACCGCGTGATCGGCATGGGCGGCCTCCTGGCCACCCCCGAGGTGGTCGACGTCAGGGCCGCGCTGCAGGTCGCCCACGACGCCTCCCGCGGCGACGCCCTGATGCGCCTGCTGACCAACCTGCGCCTCGGCATCACGGACCTGCACGCCCTGCAGGACTGGGCCCGCCACCTGGCCCGCCGGGCCGCCGTCGCGCTCAGCGTGGACGAGGACCGCCGGCTGGACCCGCGCGAGGAGTCGAGCCTCGTCGAGGCCGTCGAGAACCCCCCGGCCGCGGGCTGGACGAGCCCGCGGGGGCACACCATGAGCGACGCCGGCGCCGCCCGGGTCCGTCACCTCGGCGACGTCCTGCGCCAGATCCGATCTCTCGGCTACCTCTCCCTGCCCGAGCTGGTCGTCGCCACCGAGCAGCTCCTCGAGCTCGACATCGAGGTCGCCACCCGGGCGGGGTCGGCCGGGGCGGGCGCCGCCCGCGCCGCGCTGGACGCGTTCGCCGAGGTGGCCGCCACCTTCGCGGCCGACACCGACCGTGCGACGCTCGGGGCCTTCCTCGCCTGGCTCGACGCCGCGGAGGAGCGCGAGCGCGGGCTGGACGCGGTGGAGACCGGCGAGACGGAGCCTGACTCGGCCGTCGTGCAGATCCTGACCGTCCACGCCGCGAAGGGGCTCGAGTGGGACGTGGTCGCGGTCCCCGGCATGGTCGAGACCCAGTTCCCGGGCTACGACGGGAAGGTCCGGCCCGACCGCTCGGTGGCCAGCTCCGCCTGGCTGACCAACGTGGGCGAGCTGCCCTACCCGCTGCGCAAGGACGCGGACGCCCTGCCGCGGCTGGACGTGGCCGGTGCCGCCACGCACACCGACGTCGAGGAGGCCCGGGCCGCGTTCCGTGACGCCGCCGGCGCCCACCGGGTGGCGGAGGAACGCCGGCTGGCGTACGTCGCGCTGACCCGCGCGAAGCACACCCTGCTGCTCTCGGGCTCCTGGTTCCGCACCGGCAGGACGGCGCTCCCGCCCTCGCGGTTCCTGGACGAGCCGCGGCGGGCCGGGCTGCTGCAGGACGCCGGAACCGGTGCGTGGGCGCCCGAGCCGCCGGCGGACGCGGAGAACCCGGACACCGACACCCCGCCGGTGCGCTGGCCCGTCGACCCGCTCGGCGCTCGGCGGCCGGTCCGCGAGGCCGCGGCCGCGGCGGTGCTCTCCGCCCGCGCCCGTGCCCGGAGCGCTGCCGCACCCGACGACCTGCCGGTGGCGCCGAAGAGCCGGCCGCCGGGACCGGTCGCCGGCGACGAACGCGCCGCCCGGTGGTGGCACGACGCGGCGCTCCTCCTGAGGGAGCGGTCCGAGGCGTCGGCACGTGAGCGCGAGGTCACGCTCGCGGGGCACCTGTCCGCCTCCGCCGTGGTCAACCTCGTCTCCGACCCGCGCGCCTTCGCCCGGGACAGGCGACGCCCGGTGCCGAGCGAACCCACCCTCGTCTCCCGGCGCGGTACGCGGTTCCACCAGTGGGTCGAGCAGTTCTACGGGCACGCCGCGCTCATCGACATCGAGGACGTCGACGGCAGCGGCGAGGATGTGGGGGCACCGGCCCTCACCGACGTGGAGCTGGAGCGCTTCCAGCGCACCTTCGCCGCCTCGGAGTGGGCGCGGCGTGAGCCCGTGGCGGTCGAGGTGGACCTGGAGACGCCCGTGGCCGGGACGATCGTCCGCTGCCGGATCGACGCCGTCTTCGACGGCCCGGGCGGCGTCGTCGTCGTGGACTGGAAGACGGGACGTCCGCCGCGCAGCCCCGAGGAGCTGGCGGAGCGCGAGATGCAGCTCGCGCTGTACCGCCTCGCCTGGTCCCGCTCCAGCGGCACGCCCCTGGAGCAGGTCGGGGCGGCGTTCTACTACGTCGCCCACGACGAGACCGTGCACGCCGGCTCGCTGGACGAGGAGGAGATCGTCGTCCGCATGACGCGGGCGATCGAAGCGGGCCAGGCCGGCTGA
- a CDS encoding phosphotransferase, with translation MVRSALALAALATTAVPGLDVVATRPPQTANSDYQTTGLLDAGGRHWVIRAPLHPAAGAALEGEVALLANLTKEVDEGRLPFDVPRPVGFAALPEGGRAMVFRALVGRPLVLDRLTSGPGLSAELGRAIAAFHELDISVVADAGLPVYDPDSYRRRCLAEVDEAARTGRVPSVLLNRWEHALEDVALWKFRPTPVHGDLAPEHVLVKDGRITAVLSLSEVHVGDPAEDLAWLLAAAPEDSLDAIEEAYSLARTEGADATLLNRALLVSELALARWLLHGVRHDEQPVIEDATAMLRTLAADVSDAPGIGSREPVVVPDYDAGWSDEDVDDTGRLHDTVRVDETRGVDETEGVASADVVPLDDEGRGDDEDEDVDDETPAAAGVPGPERGLAGAGRAADSPGHPDHLDDADRGRSADQSGSVEGHAEGGVTAAGQRPDAGAVTEELNLGSNLPDFLREDEDRRSS, from the coding sequence GTGGTCCGTTCAGCGCTCGCCCTCGCCGCCCTCGCCACCACGGCCGTGCCCGGCCTGGACGTGGTGGCGACGCGCCCACCGCAGACCGCGAACAGCGACTACCAGACGACCGGTCTGCTCGACGCCGGAGGTCGCCACTGGGTGATCCGGGCGCCGCTCCATCCCGCGGCCGGGGCTGCGCTCGAGGGCGAGGTCGCCCTGCTGGCGAACCTCACCAAGGAGGTCGACGAGGGGCGCCTCCCGTTCGACGTGCCGCGGCCGGTCGGTTTCGCGGCCCTGCCGGAGGGCGGACGCGCCATGGTCTTCCGCGCCCTGGTCGGTCGGCCGCTGGTGCTGGACCGGCTGACGTCGGGGCCGGGCCTGTCCGCCGAGCTCGGCCGGGCGATCGCCGCGTTCCACGAGCTCGACATCTCAGTCGTCGCCGACGCCGGGCTCCCGGTGTACGACCCCGACTCCTACCGCCGGCGGTGCCTCGCCGAGGTGGACGAGGCCGCACGCACCGGCCGCGTGCCCTCGGTGCTGCTCAACCGGTGGGAGCACGCGCTCGAGGACGTGGCCCTGTGGAAGTTCCGTCCCACGCCGGTGCACGGCGACCTCGCGCCGGAGCACGTGCTGGTCAAGGACGGGCGGATCACGGCGGTGCTCAGCCTCTCGGAGGTGCACGTCGGCGACCCGGCCGAGGACCTCGCGTGGCTGCTGGCGGCCGCCCCGGAGGACTCGCTCGACGCCATCGAGGAGGCCTACTCCCTCGCCCGGACCGAGGGCGCCGACGCCACGCTCCTCAATCGTGCGCTCCTCGTGTCCGAGCTCGCCCTGGCCCGGTGGCTCCTCCACGGTGTGCGGCACGACGAGCAGCCGGTGATCGAGGACGCCACCGCCATGCTCCGCACCCTCGCGGCCGATGTATCCGACGCCCCCGGGATCGGCTCGCGTGAGCCGGTGGTCGTCCCGGACTACGACGCCGGGTGGTCGGACGAGGACGTCGACGACACTGGACGCCTCCACGACACCGTACGCGTCGACGAGACCCGGGGCGTCGACGAGACCGAGGGCGTCGCCAGTGCCGACGTCGTCCCTCTCGACGACGAAGGTCGGGGCGACGACGAGGACGAGGACGTCGACGATGAGACCCCGGCCGCCGCTGGCGTGCCTGGGCCGGAGCGGGGCTTGGCTGGTGCCGGCCGCGCGGCCGACAGTCCCGGTCATCCCGACCACCTGGACGACGCCGACCGCGGAAGGTCCGCCGACCAGAGCGGTTCAGTGGAGGGGCACGCCGAGGGCGGCGTCACCGCGGCCGGGCAGCGCCCTGACGCGGGGGCCGTCACCGAGGAGCTGAACCTCGGCTCGAACCTCCCCGACTTCCTGCGCGAGGACGAGGACCGGCGCAGCAGCTGA
- a CDS encoding DUF998 domain-containing protein, producing the protein MPPRTRAGSAATRALLGGGVVAGPFFVVMTAAQVASREGFDLRRHGLSLLSHGELGWLQVTAFVGTGLLVVACAAGVHRLPEDLGGGRLTAVRLAVAGPGLVLAGAFRVEPSGGFPPGAPAATAADARESLWHDVGTALAVNAAILACVVLARRLARAGRRARAAYCWTTAALTAVLAWWPGGGTSIRLAIVTVLTMTWVTVVAAWLRSDAANQRTAATATARKS; encoded by the coding sequence ATGCCACCTCGCACGCGAGCCGGATCAGCGGCGACCCGCGCGCTGCTGGGCGGCGGCGTCGTCGCCGGGCCGTTCTTCGTGGTGATGACGGCGGCCCAGGTCGCCTCGCGGGAGGGTTTCGACCTGCGCCGGCACGGTCTCAGCCTGCTCAGTCACGGCGAGCTGGGCTGGTTGCAGGTGACGGCGTTCGTCGGGACCGGGCTGCTGGTGGTCGCGTGCGCCGCCGGCGTCCACCGCCTCCCAGAGGACCTCGGGGGCGGACGGCTCACGGCGGTCCGCCTCGCCGTCGCGGGTCCCGGTCTGGTCCTCGCCGGGGCGTTCCGGGTGGAGCCGTCGGGCGGCTTCCCGCCGGGAGCCCCGGCCGCGACCGCCGCCGATGCCAGGGAGAGCCTGTGGCACGACGTCGGCACCGCCCTGGCGGTCAACGCCGCCATTCTGGCGTGCGTCGTGCTCGCCCGTCGGCTCGCCCGCGCGGGGCGGCGGGCACGCGCGGCGTACTGCTGGACGACGGCGGCGCTCACCGCCGTGCTCGCGTGGTGGCCGGGCGGGGGAACCTCGATCCGGCTGGCGATCGTGACCGTCCTGACGATGACGTGGGTCACCGTCGTCGCCGCGTGGCTGCGCAGCGACGCCGCCAACCAGCGGACGGCCGCGACGGCGACCGCCCGGAAGTCGTAG